TCTGATGCAGGACTTGCAACCATCAGCCTTCCCCCAAGAAAGCACCCCAAAAAACTAATTCTTGACAAAGCGTAACGAGTCGCGCCATCTTTTTCAATATGTAAAAATAGGTTTCAAATAATGAAACCAAGCTAGGGAGGAGAAGATGAAGTTTACAATCAAGGGGGCGGTGGCGGCGTTGGCCACGACAACGGCACTGGCATTTCCGGCCAGCGCCGAGTTGACGGGCACGCTGCGCATTTTCTTCAATGACCAGAACCCCGCCCCGAAAGAGGCGATGGAAGGCATGGTCGCGCGTTTTGGCGAAATGCACCCTGACCTGAACATCGAACTGACATTAATTGACCGCGAGGCCAACAAAACCCAGATCCGCAACTACCTGACCGCCAATGCCCCCGATGTGAACGGCTGGTATGCTGGCAACCGCATGCGCCCTTATGTGGCGGCCGGGCTGTTCGAGGATGTGTCGGATCTGTGGGACGGGCCGATGGGTGACGATCTTGCATCCACGCGGCCCGCATTGACACTGGATGGCAAGCAATGGGGCGTGCCCTATAGCTACTATCAGTGGGGCATCTATTTCCGGCAGGATATTTATGACGAACTGGGTCTGACACCGGCCACCACATGGGATGAAGAAAAGGCCAACTGTCAGGCCATTCTGGATTCCGGCCGCAAGTGCTACACCATCGGCACGCGCTTTTTGTGGACGGCGGGCGGATGGTTCGATTACCTGAACCTGCGCACACATGGCTATGATTTCCATATGGCGCTGACGGCAGGGGAGGTTGAGTGGACAGACGACCGCGTGCGCGAAACCTTCGCCAACTGGCGCGAGTTGATCGACATGGGCGCGTTTATTGACGACCACACGGCCTATACATGGCAGGAGGCACAGCCCTTCATGGTGAACGGCGATGCAGTGTCCTACCTGATGGGCAATTTCGTCGTCGCCCCGCTGCGCGAGGCCGGTTTGACCGATGACCAGCTTGGTTTCTACCAGTTCCCCGAAATCACGCCGGGCATTCCGATGGCAGAAGATGCGCCCACGGACACGCTGCACATTCCTGCGCAAGCGCAAAACAAGGAAGCTGCGCGCGCATTCTTGCAATATGTGGCGAGTGCGGAAAACCAGACCATTGTGAATGAAACACTTGGCCAGTTGCCAATCAACCGCAATGCGACCGTCGCCGATGACAAGTTCATTCAGGCAGGGTTCGAGATGCTGTCGAATGCGACTGGCGGCATCGCGCAATTCTTCGACCGCGACACGGATGCGGAACTTGCCTCGGCGGGCATGGAGGGGTTTCAGGAATTCATGGTGATGCCTGACAATCTGGATGCCATTCTGGACCGGCTGGAACGTGTGCGCCAGCGCGTGAACGAAGACTAGGACAGGGCTTCTTCAGCCCAAGGGGTGGCGTTCGCGCCGCCCCGCATTCCCAGACCAAGACAGGCGAACTGCCCCATGCCCGCAAACAGCGACCCGCAAACCCGCAGCTGGTGGAGTGCCAACCAGATCAGGCTTGCACCCTGGCTTTTTCTGGCGCCCGGCATGGCGTTTTTTGCGCTTTACGTCATCTTTCCTATTTTCCAGAGTTTCCAGATCAGTTTTTACCGCTGGGATGGTCTGGGCGAGGCGCGCTATATCGGGCTGCACAATTATGAAGACCTGTTTGATGATCCGGCCTTCTACACGTCGCTGCGCAACAACGTGAAATGGCTGCTTCTGTATTTGCTGGCCATTCCGGGGGGGTTGTTCATTGCGCTGTTTCTGAATCAGCAGGTGCGCGGCATACGGCTTTACAAATCGCTGTTTTTCTTTCCGTTTGTCATTTCGCAAGTTGTCGTGGGGCTGGTTTTCGCGTGGTTTTACAACCCGTCAATCGGGTTGTTCAATCCCTTGATCGGGCTGTTCGGGTTCTCGCCTATGAACATTCTGGGCAATCCCGATACGGTGACGTATGGAATCATCGCCGCAGGGCTTTGGCCGCAGATTGCCTATTGCATGATCCTGTATCTGACGGGCCTGAACGCCGTTGACCCCGAACAGGTAGAAGCCGCGCGTCTGGATGGCGCGAAGGGCTGGAAAATGCTGTGGTATGTAATTCTGCCACAGCTGCGCCCCGCGACATTTATCGCGGTGGTGGTCACGGTTATCGGGGCCTTGCGCAGTTTCGACATGATCTCGGTCATGACCAATGGCGGACCGTTCGGGTCCAGCCGCGTTCTGGCCTATTACATGTTCGAGGTGTCGCTGTCGGAATATGGGTTCCGCATGGGCTACGGGGCCGCGATTGCAGTGATCCTGTTCCTGATCATGCTGGTTTATATCGCATTTTTCCTGTGGCGCATGTGGCGCGAAGAAAGGGGCTATTGATGGCATGGCGTGACGACATCAATGCCATATGTGCAGCCCTGCCGGGTGCTGAAAAATCCGACCCGTGGGGTGGCGGGCATGACTGCTGGAAGATTGGTGGCAAGATGTTCGCCCTGCACGGGATGGAACCGGGCATCTGTGTGAAATGCCGCGATATCGAAACAGCCGAGATGTTGCGCGACACCATCAATGCCGCGCGCGCGCCCTATTTCCATCGCTCGTGGATCAGACTGCCGGAAAACACCGATCTGAACGAGGCCCGCCACCGCATACAGGTTTCATACGGGCTGATCCGGTCCGGCCTGA
Above is a window of Roseinatronobacter sp. S2 DNA encoding:
- a CDS encoding ABC transporter substrate-binding protein, giving the protein MKFTIKGAVAALATTTALAFPASAELTGTLRIFFNDQNPAPKEAMEGMVARFGEMHPDLNIELTLIDREANKTQIRNYLTANAPDVNGWYAGNRMRPYVAAGLFEDVSDLWDGPMGDDLASTRPALTLDGKQWGVPYSYYQWGIYFRQDIYDELGLTPATTWDEEKANCQAILDSGRKCYTIGTRFLWTAGGWFDYLNLRTHGYDFHMALTAGEVEWTDDRVRETFANWRELIDMGAFIDDHTAYTWQEAQPFMVNGDAVSYLMGNFVVAPLREAGLTDDQLGFYQFPEITPGIPMAEDAPTDTLHIPAQAQNKEAARAFLQYVASAENQTIVNETLGQLPINRNATVADDKFIQAGFEMLSNATGGIAQFFDRDTDAELASAGMEGFQEFMVMPDNLDAILDRLERVRQRVNED
- a CDS encoding carbohydrate ABC transporter permease, which produces MPANSDPQTRSWWSANQIRLAPWLFLAPGMAFFALYVIFPIFQSFQISFYRWDGLGEARYIGLHNYEDLFDDPAFYTSLRNNVKWLLLYLLAIPGGLFIALFLNQQVRGIRLYKSLFFFPFVISQVVVGLVFAWFYNPSIGLFNPLIGLFGFSPMNILGNPDTVTYGIIAAGLWPQIAYCMILYLTGLNAVDPEQVEAARLDGAKGWKMLWYVILPQLRPATFIAVVVTVIGALRSFDMISVMTNGGPFGSSRVLAYYMFEVSLSEYGFRMGYGAAIAVILFLIMLVYIAFFLWRMWREERGY
- a CDS encoding MmcQ/YjbR family DNA-binding protein, producing MAWRDDINAICAALPGAEKSDPWGGGHDCWKIGGKMFALHGMEPGICVKCRDIETAEMLRDTINAARAPYFHRSWIRLPENTDLNEARHRIQVSYGLIRSGLTKKLQASLPQWEGR